The Emys orbicularis isolate rEmyOrb1 chromosome 14, rEmyOrb1.hap1, whole genome shotgun sequence genome includes a region encoding these proteins:
- the CFAP20 gene encoding cilia- and flagella-associated protein 20: MFKNTFQSGFLSVLYSIGSKPLQIWDKKVRNGHIKRITDNDIQSLVLEIEGTNVSTTYITCPADPKKTLGIKLPFLVMIIKNLKKYFTFEVQVLDDKNVRRRFRASNYQSTTRVKPFICTMPMRLDDGWNQIQFNLSDFTRRAYGTNYIETLRVQIHANCRIRRVYFSDRLYSEDELPAEFKLYLPVQNKAKQ, encoded by the exons ATGTTCAAGAACACGTTCCAGAGCGGCTTCCTCTCCGTGCTGTACAGCATCGGCAGCAAGCCCCTGCAGATCTGGGACAAGAAG GTGCGGAATGGCCATATCAAAAGAATCACCGATAACGATATCCAGTCACTGGTGCTGGAGATTGAAGGAACAAACGTCAG TACCACGTACATCACCTGCCCTGCTGACCCAAAGAAGACACTGGGCATCAAACTGCCCTTCCTGGTGATGATCATTAAGAACCTAAAGAAATACTTCACCTTTGAAGTGCAG GTGTTAGATGATAAGAACGTGCGCAGGCGCTTCCGGGCAAGTAACTACCAGAGCACAACCCGGGTGAAGCCCTTCATCTGCACCATGCCCATGCGGCTGGATGACGGCTGGAACCAAATTCAGTTCAACCTGTCCGATTTCACACGCCGCGCCTATGGCACGAACTACATCGAGACCCTAAGGGTCCAG ATCCATGCGAACTGTCGCATCCGGAGGGTGTATTTCTCTGACAGACTCTACTCGGAGGATGAGCTTCCAGCGGAGTTCAAACTGTACCTCCCCGTTCAGAACAAGGCCAAG CAATAA
- the LOC135888989 gene encoding sialidase-like: MKPLLISTSVGEQSQALGLLTASILGLDSGLCRRPSVPPRLAQLRQRPSVPPRLASPSSAHAPPSRPTSPSSADAPPSLLASPSSAHAPPSRLASPSSAHAPPSSPSSAHAPPSRLASPSSAHAPPSSRSSANAPPSSPSSANTPLSHPASPSSADAPPSLLASPSSANVPPSSPSSADAPPSSPRSANAPPSRPTSPSSADAPPSSPSSAHAPPSSPSSANAPPSRLASPSSAHAPPSSPSSAHAPPSRLAQLCQHPSILTQLCPRPSVPPRPALPTPLRPRPALPTPLCHTPPRPALLTPLHPAPPSSANDPPSSPSSANDPPSSPSSANAPPSSPSSANTPLSHPASPSSADAPPSHLASPSSANAPPSSPSSADAPPSSPSSANAPPSAKTPPSLPTSLSSTNAPPSHLASPSSANAPLSAPSSANAPPSRLASPSTANAPPSLPALLSSANAPPSHFASPSSANAPLSAPSSANAPPSHLASPSTANAPPSRPASPSSANTPPSRLAQLCRRPSVPPRLASSANAPPSHPASPTSANNPPSSPSSANAPPSRLAQLRQRPSILTQLCQRPSVLPSSANALCSLPAGTIRLCQQSPRSISKGESPGSREPPKG, encoded by the exons CTCTGCCGACGCCCCTCCGTCCCTCCTCGCCTCGCCCAGCTCCGCCAACGCCCCTCCGTCCCGCCTCGCCTCGCCTCGCCCAGCTCCGCCCACGCCCCTCCATCCCGCCCCACCTCGCCCAGCTCTGCCGACGCCCCTCCGTCCCTCCTCGCCTCACCCAGCTCCGCCCACGCCCCTCCGTCCCGCCTCGCCTCGCCCAGCTCCGCCCACGCCCCTCCGTCCTCGCCCAGCTCCGCCCACGCCCCTCCGTCCCGCCTCGCCTCACCCAGCTCCGCCCACGCCCCTCCGTCCTcacgcagctctgccaatgcccctccgtcctcgcccagctctgccaacacccctcTGTCACACCCCGCCTCGCCCAGCTCTGCCGACGCCCCTCCGTCCCTCCTCGCCTCGCCCAGCTCCGCCAATGTCCCTCCATCCTCGCCCAGCTCTGCCGACGCCCCTCCGTCCTCACCCAGGTCCGCCAATGCCCCTCCGTCCCGCCCCACCTCGCCCAGCTCTGCCGACGCCCCTCCATCCTCGCCCAGCTCTGCCCACGCCCCTCCGTCCTCACCCAGCTCCGCCAATGCCCCTCCGTCCCGCCTCGCCTCGCCCAGCTCTGCCCACGCCCCTCCATCCTCGCCCAGCTCTGCCCACGCCCCTCCGTCCCGCCtcgcccagctctgccaacacccctccatcctcacccagctctgcccacgcccctccgtcccgcctcgcccagctctgccaacacccctcCGTCCtcgcccagctctgccaacacccctcTGTCACACACCGCCTCGCCCAGCTCTGCTGACGCCCCTCCATCCCGCCCCGCCCAGTTCTGCCAACGACCCTCCAtcctcacccagctctgccaacgaCCCTCCGtcctcacccagctctgccaatgcccctccgtcctcgcccagctctgccaacacccctcTGTCACACCCCGCCTCGCCCAGCTCTGCCGACGCCCCTCCGTCCCACCTCGCCTCGCCCAGCTCCGCCAACGCCCCTCCGTCCTCGCCCAGCTCTGCCGACGCCCCTCCGTCCTCACCCAGCTCCGCCAATGCCCCTCC ctctgccaaaacTCCTCCGTCCCTCCCCACCTCGCTCAGCTCCACCAATGCCCCTCCGTCCCACCTCGCCTcgcccagctctgccaacgcCCCTCTGTCCGCGCCCAGCTCCGCCAATGCCCCTCCGTCCCGCCTCGCCTCGCCCAGCACTGCCAACGCCCCTCCTTCACTCCCCGCCTTGCTCAGCTCCGCCAATGCCCCTCCGTCCCACTTCGCCTcgcccagctctgccaacgcCCCTCTGTCCGCGCCCAGCTCCGCCAATGCCCCTCCGTCCCACCTCGCCTCGCCTAGCACTGCCAACGCCCCTCCGTCCCGCCCCGCCTCGCCCAGCTCCGCCAACACCCCTCCATCCCGCCTCGCCCAGCTCTGCCGACGCCCCTCCGTCCCGCCCCGCCTCGCCAGCTCCGCCAACGCCCCTCCGTCCCACCCCGCCTCACCCACCTCTGCCAACAACCCTCCATCCTCACCCAGCTCCGCCaatgcccctccctcccgcctcGCCCAGCTCCGCCAACGACCCTCCAtcctcacccagctctgccaacgcccctccgtcctgcccagctctgccaacgcTCTTTGCTCCCTCCCTGCGGGCACCATCAGGCTGTGCCAACAAAGCCCGAGGAGTATCTCTAAGGGGGAGTCTCCAGGGAGTCGTGAGCCACCCAAGGGCTGA